The Mechercharimyces sp. CAU 1602 genome includes a region encoding these proteins:
- a CDS encoding HPr family phosphocarrier protein has translation MTEKEVVIRLDTGLHARPAARFVQEANKFAAEIFVSKDGKKVNAKSIMGIMSLAVAKGAAMTIIADGTDEEEAVRRLENLISRESLK, from the coding sequence ATGACAGAAAAAGAAGTAGTGATTCGCTTAGATACGGGGTTACACGCTCGTCCAGCGGCGCGCTTTGTACAAGAAGCTAATAAATTTGCGGCAGAAATTTTTGTTTCGAAAGACGGAAAGAAAGTAAATGCAAAAAGCATCATGGGAATTATGAGTTTGGCGGTTGCCAAAGGGGCTGCGATGACCATCATTGCAGATGGCACAGACGAAGAGGAAGCGGTTCGCCGTCTAGAGAATTTGATTAGTCGGGAGAGCTTAAAATAG
- the whiA gene encoding DNA-binding protein WhiA, translating into MSFTGRMKNELSRIDVKPSSARAELSAIVRIVGSLSIYDKRPVLDLHTENASIARRIFSLFKLLYAVQPEVMVRKKARLKKNNVYIIRVLDKTESILEHLCIMRVGLHRIEGISSELIGEEYCRRSYLRGAFLAGGSVNNPDSGSYHLEIISTYHDHAEHLCELLQKYHLHAKLIERKKGYVVYLKEADKIGELLNLMGAHQSLLHFEDVRIMKDMRNSVNRLVNCETANLNKTIQASMRQVENIRLIEAEMGLEELPERLREVAEARIRYPDVSLTELGQLLPGEVSKSAVNHRLRKINELAHRIRKMSGEDETS; encoded by the coding sequence ATGTCCTTTACGGGTAGGATGAAAAACGAACTGAGTCGCATCGATGTAAAACCCTCTAGTGCACGTGCTGAACTCTCAGCAATTGTGCGTATTGTAGGTTCGCTTTCTATCTACGATAAGCGTCCAGTGCTGGACCTTCATACTGAAAATGCCTCGATTGCACGCAGGATCTTCAGCCTCTTTAAACTGTTGTATGCGGTTCAACCTGAAGTAATGGTGCGGAAAAAAGCGCGTTTAAAGAAAAATAATGTGTATATTATACGTGTGCTTGACAAAACAGAGTCGATCTTAGAGCATTTATGTATTATGAGAGTCGGGCTTCATCGCATCGAAGGTATCTCTTCGGAGTTGATTGGAGAGGAGTATTGTCGTCGCTCCTATCTTCGAGGTGCTTTTTTAGCAGGAGGATCGGTCAATAATCCTGATAGTGGATCGTATCACTTAGAAATTATCTCAACTTATCATGATCATGCTGAACATCTGTGCGAGTTGTTACAAAAATATCACCTGCATGCAAAACTGATTGAGCGTAAGAAAGGATATGTGGTTTACTTAAAGGAAGCAGATAAAATAGGTGAACTCCTCAACCTGATGGGTGCGCACCAATCACTTCTTCATTTTGAAGATGTTCGCATCATGAAAGATATGCGCAACTCGGTAAATCGCCTCGTTAATTGTGAAACAGCTAATCTAAACAAGACGATTCAGGCTAGTATGCGCCAGGTGGAAAATATTAGACTGATCGAAGCGGAGATGGGACTAGAAGAACTTCCGGAGCGATTGCGGGAAGTAGCAGAAGCACGTATTCGCTACCCTGATGTAAGCCTAACTGAATTAGGGCAACTATTACCTGGGGAAGTAAGTAAATCGGCCGTCAATCATCGTCTCCGCAAAATTAATGAATTGGCTCATCGGATTCGTAAAATGTCAGGTGAGGATGAAACTTCATAA
- the yvcK gene encoding YvcK family protein, which translates to MGGERQPHVVVIGGGTGLGVLLRGMKHHPLELTAIVTVADDGGSSGRLRTDLQMPPPGDIRNVLLALADAEPLLKSIFEYRFQNGDGLRGHAVGNLILAAMKDITGDFTQAIKELSRVLAVRGRVLPASEQDVVLVAEMTDGTIVRGESQIPKSGKKIRKVYLEPPNPRPLEEAIQAIEDADLIVIGPGSLYTSVIPNLLVKGMAEAIRSSRAEKVYIGNVMTQPGETCGYTAHDHLAVIEQHMGGRIIDTVLLNSEIPEVSILKPYAEEGSEPVFPDCERLIESGYHVIADNFIQYQDQVIRHNAQRLSQHLLRIVRA; encoded by the coding sequence ATGGGAGGAGAGCGCCAGCCACATGTGGTAGTGATCGGTGGCGGAACAGGGTTGGGTGTGTTGCTACGAGGGATGAAGCACCACCCCCTGGAACTGACAGCCATCGTCACCGTCGCTGATGATGGTGGTAGCTCCGGGAGGTTGCGTACTGATTTACAGATGCCTCCACCAGGAGATATTCGCAATGTTTTGCTTGCATTGGCCGACGCAGAACCATTACTAAAATCTATATTTGAGTACCGTTTTCAAAATGGAGATGGATTGCGTGGTCATGCCGTAGGAAATTTGATTTTAGCAGCGATGAAAGATATTACGGGGGATTTTACACAAGCGATAAAAGAGCTGAGTCGAGTGCTGGCGGTGAGAGGACGTGTATTGCCAGCAAGTGAACAAGATGTTGTTTTAGTTGCAGAAATGACAGATGGAACGATTGTGCGCGGGGAATCGCAGATTCCAAAGTCAGGCAAAAAAATTCGTAAAGTTTATCTGGAGCCACCCAATCCTCGTCCGCTAGAAGAGGCGATTCAGGCAATAGAAGATGCTGATTTAATTGTGATTGGACCAGGGAGTTTGTATACCAGTGTTATTCCTAATCTCTTAGTAAAAGGAATGGCGGAGGCGATTCGCAGCAGTCGTGCAGAGAAAGTCTACATTGGGAATGTGATGACCCAACCTGGTGAAACCTGTGGGTATACAGCGCACGATCATTTAGCCGTGATCGAACAACATATGGGTGGAAGAATTATTGATACAGTCCTCCTCAATAGTGAAATTCCCGAAGTTTCGATTTTAAAACCGTATGCAGAGGAAGGATCCGAACCTGTCTTTCCTGATTGCGAGCGTTTAATAGAGAGTGGCTACCACGTGATTGCGGATAATTTTATTCAATATCAAGATCAGGTGATTAGGCATAATGCTCAGCGTTTAAGTCAACATCTCTTACGAATTGTGCGAGCTTAA
- the rapZ gene encoding RNase adapter RapZ — protein MDNGRDIHLVVITGMSGAGKTVAVQSLEDIGFFCIDNLPSVLLPKFVDLIEQSGGQLRRAALVIDMRGRDFFSSLLETLDTLGGHEGIKYHILFLDADDASLVARYKETRRLHPLSPDGTPLEGINRERKLLDEIKGRADSVIDTSRLKPVALKEKLVKQFSQEPSQLSVTFLSFGFKHGLPLDVDLVFDVRFLPNPHYVHSLRPHTGQDEEVYEYVMKWPETQQFIAKLEDLLSFLLPHYLREGKSQLVVGIGCTGGQHRSVAIAEYLYRHFNEKQRCQVSHRDAKKGQQ, from the coding sequence ATGGATAATGGTCGAGATATTCATTTAGTTGTTATCACAGGTATGTCAGGTGCAGGTAAAACAGTTGCCGTGCAAAGTCTTGAGGATATCGGCTTCTTTTGTATCGATAATTTACCATCGGTATTACTGCCTAAGTTTGTCGATTTGATAGAGCAATCTGGGGGACAATTACGTCGGGCCGCTCTGGTTATCGATATGCGTGGGCGCGATTTTTTCTCATCCTTACTTGAGACGTTGGACACTTTAGGTGGGCATGAGGGAATCAAGTATCACATCCTCTTTCTCGACGCAGATGATGCTTCACTCGTTGCTCGCTACAAAGAAACGAGGAGACTTCATCCTCTTTCACCTGATGGGACGCCGTTAGAAGGGATTAATCGAGAACGCAAGTTACTGGATGAAATTAAAGGGAGAGCAGACTCTGTGATAGACACGAGTCGGTTAAAGCCGGTAGCCCTAAAGGAGAAGCTGGTAAAACAATTTAGCCAGGAACCATCGCAACTTTCGGTTACATTTCTTTCCTTTGGTTTTAAACACGGGTTGCCACTAGATGTAGACTTGGTATTTGATGTTCGGTTTTTGCCCAATCCTCATTATGTGCACTCCTTGCGCCCTCACACGGGACAAGATGAGGAAGTGTACGAATATGTGATGAAGTGGCCAGAGACGCAACAGTTTATCGCGAAGTTAGAGGATTTACTATCGTTTCTCCTACCTCATTATCTCCGTGAAGGGAAATCGCAATTGGTTGTAGGGATTGGTTGTACAGGTGGTCAGCATCGCTCGGTTGCTATTGCTGAATACCTTTATCGCCACTTTAATGAGAAACAGCGATGTCAAGTATCCCATCGGGATGCGAAAAAGGGTCAGCAGTAA
- a CDS encoding CBS domain-containing protein, with product MIEDARYLFSQEIAPLVTSKEQAVTVRPEWSLDRALLVLTRRGYSSVPVISAAGTVEGIISKTHILDFMLTNHEIDFSMLKQHAVHEAMDINHGAILPNSIFSFAFEVLTDRSYIPVTDIHHQFIGVLTRKAVMQQVTDYFQKEFLRAVTGSEVSHKVTGSSL from the coding sequence ATGATCGAAGATGCTCGCTATCTGTTCTCCCAAGAGATCGCTCCCCTGGTAACAAGCAAAGAGCAAGCAGTAACAGTACGACCGGAGTGGAGCTTGGATCGTGCATTGTTAGTGTTGACGAGAAGAGGGTATTCCTCAGTTCCTGTCATCAGTGCAGCTGGTACAGTGGAGGGGATAATAAGTAAAACTCATATCCTCGACTTTATGTTGACCAACCATGAGATTGATTTTTCGATGCTAAAACAACATGCTGTCCATGAGGCGATGGATATAAATCATGGGGCAATCTTACCCAACTCTATCTTCTCATTCGCATTTGAGGTATTGACAGATCGATCGTATATTCCTGTGACCGATATTCACCACCAGTTTATAGGGGTATTGACGCGTAAAGCAGTGATGCAACAAGTAACCGATTACTTTCAGAAAGAGTTCTTGCGAGCGGTTACTGGATCGGAGGTATCTCACAAAGTGACGGGGTCGTCGTTATAA
- the trxB gene encoding thioredoxin-disulfide reductase — protein MSEQQIYDVVIIGAGPAGMTAAVYTARANMSTVMIERGMPGGQMANTEDIENYPGFDHILGPDLSNKMLEHAKKFGAKYQYGAVTKIEEEGPYKRVVAGKKSYLAKSIIVASGAEHKKLGVEGEDRLSGRGVSYCAVCDGAFFKEKHVFVIGGGDSAVEEGAFLTKFASKVTIVHRRSTLRAQKILQDRAMQNEKIDFIWNTVVEEIQGADKVESLQLRNIETGKTSEVSADGVFIYIGMDPLTDWAQDLGITNEAGYIETNERMHTRLQGVFAAGDVREKTLRQVVTATGDGSIAAMEAQHYVEELEEQIKGQTESTSTTT, from the coding sequence ATGAGTGAACAACAAATATATGATGTGGTGATCATTGGCGCAGGCCCAGCGGGGATGACTGCGGCTGTATATACAGCACGAGCCAACATGAGTACTGTGATGATCGAACGTGGCATGCCGGGAGGACAGATGGCCAATACCGAGGATATTGAAAACTATCCGGGCTTTGATCATATTTTAGGTCCTGATCTGTCCAATAAAATGTTGGAGCATGCAAAGAAGTTTGGGGCGAAGTATCAATATGGTGCTGTTACTAAGATTGAGGAAGAAGGCCCTTATAAACGTGTAGTGGCAGGCAAGAAGAGTTACTTGGCAAAGTCGATTATTGTCGCTTCCGGTGCCGAGCACAAGAAGCTGGGGGTAGAAGGTGAAGATCGCTTGTCAGGTAGAGGTGTTTCCTACTGTGCGGTGTGTGACGGTGCTTTCTTCAAGGAGAAACATGTATTTGTCATTGGCGGTGGGGATTCCGCTGTAGAAGAAGGAGCGTTTCTTACCAAATTTGCTTCTAAAGTGACAATCGTCCACCGGCGATCAACCTTGCGTGCTCAAAAGATTTTACAAGATCGTGCCATGCAAAATGAAAAGATCGACTTCATATGGAATACAGTCGTGGAAGAGATACAGGGCGCAGATAAAGTGGAATCGTTGCAACTACGCAATATTGAAACAGGCAAGACGAGTGAAGTCTCAGCTGATGGTGTTTTTATCTATATTGGAATGGACCCACTTACTGACTGGGCGCAGGACTTGGGTATTACGAATGAAGCTGGTTATATTGAGACGAACGAGCGTATGCATACACGGTTGCAGGGAGTTTTCGCCGCTGGCGATGTGCGGGAGAAAACGTTGCGTCAAGTCGTCACAGCTACGGGAGATGGTAGCATTGCTGCGATGGAGGCACAACATTATGTCGAGGAATTAGAAGAGCAAATAAAAGGGCAGACGGAATCTACCTCTACGACGACGTAA
- a CDS encoding co-chaperone YbbN codes for MERVDHHTLATVVAADPVVVEFKADWCVDCKRLAPAMSVLTEEYRHAYRFAEIDVDESRQIAEKYKVKGIPTFIIFKAGKEVARLTSREAKTQEEVALFLEKYSE; via the coding sequence ATGGAGAGGGTAGATCATCATACGCTGGCTACTGTAGTGGCGGCTGATCCTGTTGTTGTTGAATTTAAAGCGGATTGGTGCGTTGATTGTAAACGGCTGGCTCCTGCCATGTCTGTGTTGACAGAAGAGTACCGTCATGCTTATCGCTTTGCGGAAATTGATGTGGATGAATCAAGGCAGATTGCAGAAAAATATAAAGTGAAGGGTATTCCTACTTTTATTATTTTTAAAGCTGGAAAAGAGGTGGCTCGCCTCACCAGTCGTGAGGCGAAAACCCAAGAGGAAGTAGCATTGTTCCTAGAAAAATATAGTGAATAG
- a CDS encoding lipopolysaccharide assembly protein LapB: MKRQPLKWDENKTNVVRLRLDAAFFFERAVRSLDKHHYDKALKYFRLAVEKEPQNAVNHCNLAGILSEVGRYRESNEVLQTVLADVDSTLYECHFYMANNAANMDHFEEAEEHLLSYLEEDPDGEFAEEAEEMLDMLSFELGRQARQPQMTREDWVKRHEEARLDLEEGRFAKAIAVLKDIVCDYPEFLAARNNLALAYYYMGKLEDAIQTVEAVLAIDASNLHALCNLAVLYEQAREGEQQKQLIASLKKIVPLHKEHMYKLATTMGVLGEHDIAYREFRRLVRVESDPEPSLYHYAAVAAYHLGEIEKARQYWTHLLSVDNNSKVARFYLQMLSQWTKERKKRPHIEYHYQLPFMELIYKSFDTLPMAIAELPLFRAMAAWLLYNGEEDERLRIIRLYGWMGDEEAEHILRKFLISREENMLLKQTALLALTQGGAAAPYRVWNKGEEHIVDSLPMAKASYQWEKVLDCCLSRMKNDYTKRQIRDAQVLWFTLIQYHDPLPPIRKEEGWAAAIEYLVAKKHGIPATQIQLAQKYRISSSTISKKVQVIERDVPIDGGVFT, translated from the coding sequence GTGAAGAGACAACCTCTAAAATGGGATGAGAACAAGACGAATGTGGTGCGGCTTCGTTTGGATGCGGCGTTCTTTTTCGAACGCGCTGTCCGCTCGTTGGATAAACACCATTATGATAAAGCATTAAAATATTTTCGTTTGGCAGTGGAGAAAGAACCGCAAAATGCTGTGAATCACTGTAATTTAGCAGGGATATTATCTGAAGTGGGACGGTATCGGGAATCTAATGAAGTGTTGCAGACAGTGCTCGCTGATGTAGACTCGACTTTATATGAGTGTCACTTTTATATGGCCAATAATGCTGCGAATATGGATCATTTTGAGGAAGCAGAAGAGCATCTGCTCTCATATTTGGAAGAAGATCCAGATGGTGAGTTTGCAGAGGAAGCAGAAGAGATGTTGGATATGCTCAGCTTTGAGCTAGGACGGCAAGCGCGACAGCCCCAGATGACACGTGAAGATTGGGTGAAGCGGCATGAAGAAGCAAGATTGGACTTAGAAGAAGGACGATTTGCCAAAGCGATTGCGGTGCTTAAGGATATTGTGTGCGATTATCCAGAATTTTTGGCTGCACGAAATAACCTAGCGTTAGCATATTATTATATGGGAAAGCTTGAAGACGCGATTCAAACGGTGGAGGCAGTATTGGCGATAGATGCTTCCAATCTACATGCACTTTGCAACCTCGCTGTCTTATATGAACAAGCTAGAGAGGGAGAACAACAAAAGCAGCTTATTGCCTCCCTCAAGAAGATCGTCCCTCTACACAAGGAACATATGTACAAACTAGCTACCACCATGGGGGTATTGGGCGAGCACGATATTGCTTACCGAGAATTTCGTCGGCTCGTACGGGTGGAGAGCGATCCTGAGCCCAGTTTATATCATTACGCCGCTGTTGCAGCTTATCATCTCGGAGAGATAGAGAAAGCTCGTCAATATTGGACGCACTTATTGTCGGTGGATAATAATTCCAAGGTTGCGCGCTTCTATTTGCAGATGCTTTCGCAATGGACAAAGGAAAGAAAGAAGAGACCACACATCGAGTATCACTATCAGCTTCCATTTATGGAGTTGATATATAAGTCCTTTGATACTCTTCCGATGGCGATAGCAGAACTTCCATTATTCCGAGCAATGGCAGCATGGCTGCTTTACAACGGTGAAGAAGATGAGCGTCTGCGGATTATTCGCCTGTATGGATGGATGGGAGATGAAGAAGCGGAGCACATATTGCGAAAGTTTCTTATCAGCAGAGAAGAAAATATGTTATTAAAACAGACAGCGTTGCTTGCCCTTACTCAAGGGGGAGCAGCTGCCCCATATCGTGTATGGAATAAAGGCGAAGAACATATCGTTGATTCACTACCGATGGCCAAAGCTTCCTATCAGTGGGAAAAAGTACTCGATTGTTGCTTATCCCGCATGAAAAATGACTATACAAAGCGCCAAATCCGTGATGCTCAAGTGCTTTGGTTTACTCTTATACAATACCATGACCCTCTGCCACCTATCCGTAAAGAAGAAGGATGGGCAGCAGCGATTGAATATCTAGTTGCTAAAAAGCATGGGATACCGGCAACACAAATTCAACTGGCACAAAAATACCGAATTTCTTCCTCTACGATCAGTAAAAAAGTTCAAGTGATAGAGCGTGATGTACCAATAGATGGAGGGGTATTCACATAA
- a CDS encoding ribose-phosphate pyrophosphokinase translates to MDGHRAMIFTGTSNPELASAIADQLGTTLGDARIDRFQSGEVYVHYEESVRNADVYLVQTMSHPINDILMELLIMADAARRASAGSVNAVIPYFGYARQEKKDAPREPISAKVVADLLHTVGIDRVITIDLHAPAIQGFFHIPVDHLTALGQITTYLRQKRIDHPVVVSPDAGRVKTAEKLATSLDAPFAVMLKKRPSHHVASITHVIGEVKGHTPIIIEDMIDTGGTIVNVVDHLREKGAKKAVVCASHPIFSGMAHQRLDHHWIEKVVITDTLPLRHLSLGDRFKVLSVAPMLSEAIRLIQTGGSLSTMFRSGM, encoded by the coding sequence ATGGATGGGCACCGGGCTATGATTTTTACTGGAACGTCCAATCCGGAATTGGCGAGTGCAATCGCTGATCAATTAGGGACCACATTGGGAGATGCCCGGATTGACCGCTTTCAAAGCGGAGAAGTATATGTTCATTACGAAGAGAGTGTGCGTAACGCAGATGTTTATTTGGTTCAAACGATGTCTCACCCCATCAACGATATTTTGATGGAGCTACTTATAATGGCGGATGCTGCAAGACGTGCTTCTGCAGGGAGTGTAAATGCTGTTATCCCTTATTTCGGGTATGCGCGGCAGGAGAAAAAGGATGCCCCGCGGGAGCCGATCTCTGCCAAAGTTGTTGCGGACTTATTACATACAGTGGGCATTGATCGTGTCATTACGATTGATCTTCATGCCCCGGCTATTCAAGGTTTTTTTCATATACCGGTCGATCACTTAACAGCATTGGGTCAGATTACTACTTACCTGCGTCAAAAACGGATTGACCACCCTGTAGTCGTCTCCCCTGATGCGGGGCGGGTCAAGACAGCTGAAAAACTGGCGACCTCTTTAGATGCTCCTTTCGCGGTTATGCTTAAAAAGAGGCCTAGTCATCATGTTGCCAGTATTACACATGTGATAGGGGAAGTGAAAGGACATACACCTATCATCATCGAGGATATGATCGATACGGGTGGAACGATCGTCAATGTAGTGGATCACTTACGAGAAAAAGGGGCAAAGAAGGCGGTTGTCTGCGCTTCTCACCCTATTTTTTCGGGAATGGCGCATCAGCGATTGGATCATCACTGGATTGAAAAAGTTGTAATTACAGATACTCTCCCTCTTCGGCATTTGTCATTAGGGGATCGCTTCAAAGTATTATCGGTCGCGCCGATGTTAAGTGAAGCGATTCGGCTTATTCAGACGGGGGGATCGCTCAGTACGATGTTTCGTTCTGGGATGTGA
- a CDS encoding non-canonical purine NTP pyrophosphatase — protein MQITFVTQNEEKLKEASHALRPYGIEVCSHPLPLVEPDLETVEEVAQEKLRQVQTAGLNRAIVDDAGIFFAAYNQFPGVLTKRVFQRIGYKGIVQLLHNQSREAYFLGSVAVVWDSETAIFTGRTNGEIVEIDPHLLPEVSDFPFDPIFIPTGEKQTLAQLSIESKLSHSYRRKALDQLATWLKEREI, from the coding sequence ATGCAGATAACGTTTGTAACACAAAATGAAGAAAAATTGAAGGAAGCCAGCCATGCTCTGCGTCCATACGGAATAGAAGTTTGTTCTCATCCTCTTCCGTTAGTCGAGCCAGATTTAGAAACGGTGGAAGAAGTGGCACAAGAAAAATTACGCCAGGTGCAAACAGCTGGATTGAATAGAGCAATTGTAGATGATGCGGGTATCTTTTTTGCCGCCTACAATCAATTTCCAGGAGTATTGACAAAGAGAGTGTTTCAGCGCATTGGGTATAAAGGGATTGTGCAGTTGCTTCATAATCAATCACGGGAAGCGTACTTTCTCGGTTCCGTGGCTGTTGTATGGGATAGTGAAACCGCTATTTTTACGGGGCGCACGAATGGAGAGATTGTAGAGATTGATCCTCACCTCTTACCGGAAGTATCCGATTTTCCGTTTGATCCAATTTTTATTCCCACAGGGGAAAAGCAGACATTAGCACAGCTTAGTATCGAGAGTAAGTTGAGCCATTCTTATCGACGCAAGGCACTAGATCAGTTAGCTACATGGTTGAAAGAGAGGGAAATTTAA
- a CDS encoding quinone-dependent dihydroorotate dehydrogenase, with protein MFTKGTKKFVYTSLQKWIFRLDPEKAHHWTVKNLAHLQTSSLLLSSLHRYFAVEDPRLHVHCFQQSFPNPVGLAAGFDKHANIYPALAALGYGFVEVGTLTPRPQPGNPIPRLFRLPEEEAIINRMGFNNDGVEQATRHFEHLPRPNTPIGINLGKNKDTSNEDAAEDYCTGLRALYRFGDYFVINISSPNTAGLRDLHQTHALRQLLTRIMAERTELMEGCGEKRPILLKLSPDIAEELLPSVIETSLELGIDGYIATNTTLDRSHITHPLRSEQGGLSGRPLAERSTKMIRAIAQQSEGRVPIIGVGGIFTGQDAYDKIRAGAHLVQVYTSMIYRGPTIARLINQELLTLIARDGLSSINEAIGADIR; from the coding sequence ATGTTCACGAAAGGAACCAAAAAATTCGTGTATACATCTCTCCAAAAATGGATCTTTCGCTTAGATCCAGAAAAAGCACACCATTGGACCGTCAAGAATTTGGCACATTTACAAACCTCTTCGCTCTTGTTATCATCGCTCCATCGCTACTTTGCGGTCGAGGACCCACGCCTACATGTTCATTGCTTTCAGCAATCTTTCCCCAATCCAGTTGGGTTGGCTGCTGGCTTTGATAAGCATGCAAACATCTATCCAGCCTTAGCCGCCCTCGGTTATGGGTTTGTTGAGGTTGGGACACTAACACCCCGCCCTCAACCAGGGAATCCCATCCCTCGTTTGTTTCGCCTCCCAGAAGAAGAAGCGATTATTAACCGGATGGGCTTTAATAACGATGGGGTAGAACAGGCAACTCGTCATTTTGAACACCTTCCCCGTCCCAATACCCCCATTGGAATAAATTTGGGTAAAAATAAAGATACCTCTAATGAGGATGCTGCGGAAGATTATTGTACGGGTTTAAGAGCACTTTACCGCTTCGGTGATTATTTTGTCATTAATATTAGTTCCCCCAATACGGCAGGTCTACGTGACCTACATCAAACTCATGCGTTACGCCAACTACTTACCCGTATTATGGCGGAACGAACAGAGCTTATGGAAGGTTGCGGGGAAAAAAGACCTATTTTATTAAAATTATCACCTGATATTGCCGAAGAGCTACTTCCTAGCGTCATTGAGACCAGTCTTGAACTAGGTATTGACGGCTATATTGCTACTAACACTACCCTAGATCGTAGCCACATCACCCACCCATTACGGTCGGAACAGGGGGGACTTAGCGGTCGTCCATTAGCTGAGCGCTCAACGAAAATGATTCGTGCAATCGCACAGCAGAGTGAAGGCCGCGTTCCCATCATTGGTGTAGGTGGAATTTTCACGGGACAAGACGCTTATGATAAAATCCGTGCTGGGGCTCACCTCGTACAAGTATATACGAGTATGATTTATAGAGGCCCCACGATCGCACGCCTCATTAATCAAGAATTACTCACACTCATAGCCAGAGATGGACTCTCTTCGATCAATGAGGCCATTGGAGCAGATATAAGATAG